In Campylobacter sp. RM16189, the DNA window TTTAACCCTAGTTAAAAAATACGATCAAAATTTACGCCAAAAACCTATCGTCGTCATAACCGGCGGAGAGCCGCTTTTACATCACAAAAACGAAGATTTCATAAATTTGGTGCGAAATTTGCTTGATGAAAATTACGAGGTGCATTTTGAGACAAACGGCACTATTGAGATTGAATTTAGCAAATTTCAGATTTATAAAAACTGCACTTTTGCCATAAGCGTCAAGCTCAGCTCAAGCGGTGAAAACAAGGCCAAACGCATAAATCAAGCGGCTTTAAAAGCCATAAAAGAAAATGCAAAAGAGAGCTTTTATAAATTTGTGATAAATAAAGAGATGATTCAAAGCGCACAAGCGGAGGCTGAAATTTTTGAAATCCTTGAAATTTGCGACAATGACGTTTTTTGCATGCCGCAAGGTTATGATAAAATAAGCCTTGAAAACAATGCTAAAAGCGTAGCTGAATTTTGCATAAAATTTGGCTTTAACTATACGGATCGCGTTCATATAAGACTTTGGGGCGATAAAGATGGAGTTTAAATGATAATTAGAAAACTTTTTAAATTTGAAAAC includes these proteins:
- a CDS encoding 7-carboxy-7-deazaguanine synthase QueE, encoding MGLNLVESFLSIQGEGASSGKLAIFLRFAGCNLTCKGFGVSKISPKTGEELTGCDTIRAVYTSHFKYENLTYQEILTLVKKYDQNLRQKPIVVITGGEPLLHHKNEDFINLVRNLLDENYEVHFETNGTIEIEFSKFQIYKNCTFAISVKLSSSGENKAKRINQAALKAIKENAKESFYKFVINKEMIQSAQAEAEIFEILEICDNDVFCMPQGYDKISLENNAKSVAEFCIKFGFNYTDRVHIRLWGDKDGV